One part of the Nymphaea colorata isolate Beijing-Zhang1983 chromosome 8, ASM883128v2, whole genome shotgun sequence genome encodes these proteins:
- the LOC116259136 gene encoding uncharacterized protein LOC116259136 isoform X1, producing the protein MNGCHREEAMPRGAGGGAASEMSGRSAGMDLYAQARKALSERSPFETPEEAARIPSLPARLSAFLSRFAGENSRRKHRRSHHKAEAGEGPHGPNATAKSIWPTMDEYFRPITLGDIETLVPLSRIDFLLGDGPVDQCFLNPSPDIGARGQEFDRECSANTSFQAVGSGAGAEEEENKRVLAAEELGPTVSVEADTEEKPMTLISNSDANGTGLEQANDDHPLEIDTPVPVRVLENGNVDSHCKSGSEGGLPTEVGEEPLLEKGKGRGGRVSKRKLRGDQASVPRGQRVLTRSMFPQAGFVNPGRIEDSVVGGFSSGAGCRVRLFQSSDVAQLVSSTSKVIPPKRSIKKRGLSENDPGVEKLVVSHPKSGDDVRTRCHVCCISTGEETNRILSCASCHLAVHQKCYGVSEVPAGRWLCSWCSHNTSLRAKHGERLKSNLAGRLSVEDGAAKPCVLCPNSGGALKPITLADDEHDNSVPRFSHLFCCLWMPEVHAEDPETLEPIVNTERIKENYKKLPCAVCKVKYGACILCSNASCRTSFHPLCAREAKQGLEIRRKVGSSDVELLAFCSRHSPVRDFKVPKSGYHVPGTVEDRPLAKLSSGLSANGLRKSKNKMKIKKAKLKGSQLDSIVDEKRSEKVAKDQTLDKRLVQVINTENTNMTPDSSSENMTKETSTSTERNGHVGSAACGLKSKEAADSDNVGELPICSLRQTRRSKSGKCSPKLSGEDIQLLEIEALGDQKTEEGGVSFERIEGFDKSCCEDEECGDSKVLLATDERGHMALLHGNPDSVSLLSEQVVGCEDNSSSLCNSRQEPCWLTLRANCHAFYGDCGFLDDTNIKSSRSSSVHPFVHKKLIQMQKALITRQENSRLLCNVGSGQIKSEPSGSSCVKEQHEQFEDTVTDSSTDPTRCRQLDRARKMGILDLSPVDEIEGEILFLQNKLLESAVANKRRCDDLVYKIITGLPRELDLLRKQRWDALVVNQFLCQVREAKKQGRKEKRFREAQAAAAAATAAAAASSRSSSLRKDAHEEVLAENTHHEGPLRVTFTSGRAGSYSQLVPRAKETLSRLAVTKFSSDKHSEFRKDHPFCSVCGRRDRVSNRVSVCASCKVAVHMDCYHILKNHVAPWCCELCEDFYRQYRGSVHMNIRERPDTECSLCGRLGGAFRKTTDAQWVHVTCAEWLLESTYVRGQPYPVEGMESLSKERDLHTCCFCRSKQGVCIKCSFDDCNSTFHPSCAKEANLYTSVKVIEGRIKHKAYCRAHGPDQMEKVESKSHGSEELSIIKRMRVDFEQLRILCERIIRREKLKRDLVMCSHDMLASKRDCVAFSVLYNSSFLPPDVSSCSVTTSLRGCTDDNKSWSEVMQRSDDVTVDSTLSGVRSSSHPVHLDMEIKSSDRSKSIKPYARKRTDEMPTAGKHLPDQSVSGGFWSSTDEKGRKVKCRKHTETLQKEVVMTPIEASVQNQRLPKGFAYVPVDCLAKEQLVSHEAEIHDSHS; encoded by the exons ATGAACGGATGTCATCGGGAGGAGGCGATGCCTCGGGGCGCCGGTGGCGGTGCCGCCTCGGAGATGTCGGGCCGCTCGGCCGGGATGGACTTGTATGCGCAGGCGCGGAAGGCGCTCTCTGAGAGGTCGCCGTTCGAGACGCCCGAGGAGGCCGCTAGGATCCCCTCGCTGCCAGCCCGTCTCTCGGCCTTCTTGTCGAGGTTCGCGGGCGAGAACAGTCGGCGGAAGCATCGGAGGTCGCATCACAAGGCGGAAGCTGGCGAGGGCCCTCATGGCCCGAACGCGACGGCCAAGAGCATTTGGCCAACGATGGATGAGTATTTCCGTCCTATTACGTTAGGGGACATTGAGACGCTCGTGCCCCTGTCGAGGATTGATTTCTTGCTTGGGGACGGCCCCGTTGATCAATGCTTCCTGAATCCTTCCCCTGACATTGGCGCCAGAGGCCAGGAATTTGATCGAGAGTGCAGTGCGAACACTTCGTTCCAAGCTGTTGGGAGTGGTGCTGGCGCGGAGGAAGAGGAGAATAAGCGCGTTCTAGCTGCGGAAGAGTTGGGCCCAACTGTTTCCGTTGAAGCCGACACGGAAGAGAAGCCGATGACACTGATTTCGAATTCTGATGCGAATGGAACGGGCTTGGAACAGGCGAACGATGACCATCCCTTGGAAATTGATACACCAGTTCCAGTTAGAGTATTGGAGAATGGCAATGTCGACTCGCACTGTAAAAGTGGGAGCGAGGGTGGTTTGCCCACCGAAGTCGGAGAGGAGCCTTTgttggaaaagggaaaaggaagggGAGGAAGGGTAAGCAAGAGGAAGCTCAGGGGCGATCAGGCAAGTGTGCCTCGAGGGCAGCGGGTTCTGACTCGCTCTATGTTCCCCCAAGCGGGTTTCGTTAATCCTGGTCGCATTGAAGACTCTGTGGTTGGTGGTTTCAGCTCTGGTGCTGGCTGCCGAGTGCGGTTGTTCCAGTCGAGTGATGTTGCGCAGCTAGTGAGCTCTACGAGTAAGGTCATCCCACCGAAGCGGAGTATTAAGAAGAGGGGTCTTTCAGAAAATGACCCCGGAGTGGAGAAGTTGGTGGTTTCTCATCCGAAGAGTGGGGATGATGTCCGTACCCGTTGCCACGTCTGCTGTATCAGCACCGGCGAGGAAACTAATCGGATTCTATCGTGTGCTTCATGCCACCTTGCAGTTCATCAGAAATGCTATGGAGTGAGTGAAGTTCCGGCCGGGCGGTGGTTGTGTTCTTGGTGTTCACATAACACCAGTTTACGCGCGAAGCATGGCGAGAGGCTAAAATCCAATCTGGCTGGCAGGCTATCGGTCGAAGATGGTGCAGCGAAGCCTTGCGTTCTTTGTCCGAATAGCGGAGGCGCCTTAAAACCCATTACCTTGGCCGACGATGAGCATGACAACTCGGTACCAAGGTTCTCTCACTTGTTCTGCTGTTTGTGGATGCCCGAGGTACATGCTGAGGACCCAGAGACCCTGGAGCCGATTGTGAATACTGAGAGGATAAAGGAGAACTACAAGAAACTGCCTTGTGCTGTGTGCAAGGTTAAATATGGAGCTTGCATTCTCTGCAGTAATG CTTCATGCAGAACATCTTTTCATCCTTTATGTGCTCGTGAAGCAAAACAAGGGCTTGAGATACGGCGGAAGGTTGGCTCCAGTGAT GTTGAGTTGCTCGCATTTTGCTCAAGGCATTCTCCTGTCCGGGATTTCAAAGTGCCGAAATCCGGATACCATGTGCCTGGCACTGTGGAAGACCGGCCATTGGCTAAGCTTTCATCTGGCTTGTCTGCAAATGGACTGCGAAAATCCAAGAACaagatgaagataaaaaaagCGAAACTAAAAGGATCTCAGTTGGACAGTATAGTTGATGAAAAGCGTTCCGAAAAGGTAGCCAAAGATCAAACCTTGGATAAGAGACTTGTGCAAGTTATAAATACAGAAAATACAAATATGACACCTGATTCTTCATCAGAGAACATGACTAAGGAAACATCTACAAGTACTGAGAGAAATGGTCATGTTGGTTCCGCTGCTTGTGGTTTGAAATCAAAAGAG GCAGCAGATTCTGATAATGTAGGTGAACTCCCTATTTGTTCCTTACGTCAAACAAGAAGAAGCAAAAGTGGAAAATGTTCTCCAAAACTTAGTGGGGAAGACATCCAACTTTTGGAAATAGAAGCATTGGGTGACCAGAAAACTGAAGAGGGAGGAGTAAGCTTTGAACGCATAGAAGGTTTTGATAAGTCGTGTTGTGAGGATGAAGAGTGTGGTGACTCTAAGGTGCTGCTGGCGACAGATGAG AGGGGCCACATGGCATTATTGCATGGGAATCCAGATTCTGTTTCTCTCTTAAGTGAACAAGTTGTTGGATGTGAAG ATAACAGTTCCTCTCTTTGCAATTCTCGGCAAGAACCATGCTGGTTGACACTGAGGGCTAACTGTCACGCTTTCTATGGGGATTGTGGTTTCCTGGATGATACCAA TATCAAGTCGTCTCGTTCCTCATCTGTACATCCTTTTGTCCATAAGAAGTTGATTCAAATGCAGAAAGCATTAATTACCAGGCAGGAAAATTCCCGATTACTTTGTAATG TTGGCAGTGGACAAATAAAATCGGAGCCAAGTGGAAGTTCTTGTGTCAAAGAGCAACATGAGCAATTTGAGGATACTGTAACTGATAGTTCAACAGATCCAACAAGATGCAGACAGTTGGATAGGGCAAGGAAGATGGGTATTTTGGACCTGTCACCTGTAGATGAGATTGAGGGAGAGATTTTATTCTTACAGAACAAGCTTTTGGAAAGTGCAGTTGCCAACAAGCGTCGTTGTG ATGATTTGGTTTATAAGATCATTACTGGTCTCCCTAGAGAGCTGGATCTATTAAGGAAGCAGAGGTGGGATGCGTTGGTTGTCAATCAGTTTCTTTGTCAGGTTAGGGAGGCAAAGAAACagggaaggaaggagaaaagaTTTAGAGAAGCTCAGGCTGCAGCCGCTGCTGCAACTGCTGCAGCAGCTGCTTCTTCAAGGTCGTCTTCCTTAAGAAAGGATGCACATGAAGAGGTTCTTGCCGAAAATACTCATCATGAG GGTCCTTTAAGGGTTACTTTTACAAGTGGAAGGGCTGGGTCTTACTCTCAGTTGGTTCCTCGCGCAAAGGAAACTCTGTCAAGATTGGCTGTCACAAAGTTTTCATCAGACAAGCACTCAGAATTTCGCAAAGACCATCCATTCTGTAGTGTTTGTGGAAGACGCGATAGGGTGTCAAACCGTGTCTCAGTTTGTGCCAGTTGCAAG GTTGCTGTTCACATGGATTGCTATCACATACTTAAGAATCATGTTGCACCATGGTGTTGTGAACTTTGCGAAGACTTTTATAGGCAGTATAGAGGATCTGTGCATATGAATATCCGCGAGAGGCCTGACACTGAATGCAGCTTATGTGGGCGACTAGGTGGTGCATTTCGCAAAACTACTGATGCACAATGGGTTCATGTTACATGTGCTGAG TGGTTGCTGGAATCAACATATGTGAGGGGACAACCATACCCAGTCGAAGGAATG GAATCTCTTTCTAAAGAAAGAGATTTGCATACTTGCTGCTTTTGCCGAAGTAAACAGGGTGTATGCATAAAG TGTAGTTTTGATGACTGCAATAGTACCTTTCATCCTTCTTGTGCCAAGGAGGCCAACTTGTATACAAGTGTAAAGGTTATTGAGGGAAGGATTAAGCATAAAGCTTATTGCAGGGCCCATGGGCCAGATCAGATGGAAAAG GTTGAGTCCAAATCTCATGGATCAGAAGAGCTATCCATAATCAAAAGGATGCGG GTTGATTTTGAGCAGCTGAGGATCCTTTGTGAGCGGATCATCAGAAGAGAAAAGTTGAAG CGGGACTTGGTGATGTGCTCTCACGACATGCTTGCTTCAAAAAGGGACTGTGTTGCTTTCTCTGTTCTTTATAATAGTTCATTTCTCCCACCTGATGTGAGCTCTTGTTCGGTGACCACATCACTTCGGGGATGTACTGATGATAACAAATCCTGGAGTGAAGTAATGCAAAGATCTGATGATGTAACAGTGGATAGCACTCTCTCTGGTGTTCGTAGCAGTTCACATCCTGTGCACTTGGATATGGAAATTAAAAGCAGTGACAGGTCCAAATCCATAAAGCCTTATGCAAGGAAGAGAACTGATGAGATGCCAACTGCTGGCAAGCACCTTCCTGACCAATCTGTGTCTGGCGGTTTCTGGAGTTCAACAGATGAAAAGGGTCGGAAAGTGAAGTGTAGGAAG CATACAGAAACCCTTCAGAAAGAGGTGGTAATGACACCAATTGAAGCCTCAGTGCAGAACCAGCGGCTGCCTAAAGGTTTTGCTTATGTTCCTGTTGACTGTCTTGCCAAGGAGCAGCTAGTCAGCCATGAAGCGGAGATTCATGATTCGCATAGCTAG
- the LOC116259136 gene encoding uncharacterized protein LOC116259136 isoform X2, translating into MNGCHREEAMPRGAGGGAASEMSGRSAGMDLYAQARKALSERSPFETPEEAARIPSLPARLSAFLSRFAGENSRRKHRRSHHKAEAGEGPHGPNATAKSIWPTMDEYFRPITLGDIETLVPLSRIDFLLGDGPVDQCFLNPSPDIGARGQEFDRECSANTSFQAVGSGAGAEEEENKRVLAAEELGPTVSVEADTEEKPMTLISNSDANGTGLEQANDDHPLEIDTPVPVRVLENGNVDSHCKSGSEGGLPTEVGEEPLLEKGKGRGGRVSKRKLRGDQASVPRGQRVLTRSMFPQAGFVNPGRIEDSVVGGFSSGAGCRVRLFQSSDVAQLVSSTSKVIPPKRSIKKRGLSENDPGVEKLVVSHPKSGDDVRTRCHVCCISTGEETNRILSCASCHLAVHQKCYGVSEVPAGRWLCSWCSHNTSLRAKHGERLKSNLAGRLSVEDGAAKPCVLCPNSGGALKPITLADDEHDNSVPRFSHLFCCLWMPEVHAEDPETLEPIVNTERIKENYKKLPCAVCKVKYGACILCSNASCRTSFHPLCAREAKQGLEIRRKVGSSDVELLAFCSRHSPVRDFKVPKSGYHVPGTVEDRPLAKLSSGLSANGLRKSKNKMKIKKAKLKGSQLDSIVDEKRSEKVAKDQTLDKRLVQVINTENTNMTPDSSSENMTKETSTSTERNGHVGSAACGLKSKEAADSDNVGELPICSLRQTRRSKSGKCSPKLSGEDIQLLEIEALGDQKTEEGGVSFERIEGFDKSCCEDEECGDSKVLLATDERGHMALLHGNPDSVSLLSEQVVGCEDNSSSLCNSRQEPCWLTLRANCHAFYGDCGFLDDTNIKSSRSSSVHPFVHKKLIQMQKALITRQENSRLLCNVGSGQIKSEPSGSSCVKEQHEQFEDTVTDSSTDPTRCRQLDRARKMGILDLSPVDEIEGEILFLQNKLLESAVANKRRCDDLVYKIITGLPRELDLLRKQRWDALVVNQFLCQVREAKKQGRKEKRFREAQAAAAAATAAAAASSRSSSLRKDAHEEVLAENTHHEGPLRVTFTSGRAGSYSQLVPRAKETLSRLAVTKFSSDKHSEFRKDHPFCSVCGRRDRVSNRVSVCASCKVAVHMDCYHILKNHVAPWCCELCEDFYRQYRGSVHMNIRERPDTECSLCGRLGGAFRKTTDAQWVHVTCAEWLLESTYVRGQPYPVEGMESLSKERDLHTCCFCRSKQGVCIKCSFDDCNSTFHPSCAKEANLYTSVKVIEGRIKHKAYCRAHGPDQMEKVESKSHGSEELSIIKRMRVDFEQLRILCERIIRREKLKYMGGSS; encoded by the exons ATGAACGGATGTCATCGGGAGGAGGCGATGCCTCGGGGCGCCGGTGGCGGTGCCGCCTCGGAGATGTCGGGCCGCTCGGCCGGGATGGACTTGTATGCGCAGGCGCGGAAGGCGCTCTCTGAGAGGTCGCCGTTCGAGACGCCCGAGGAGGCCGCTAGGATCCCCTCGCTGCCAGCCCGTCTCTCGGCCTTCTTGTCGAGGTTCGCGGGCGAGAACAGTCGGCGGAAGCATCGGAGGTCGCATCACAAGGCGGAAGCTGGCGAGGGCCCTCATGGCCCGAACGCGACGGCCAAGAGCATTTGGCCAACGATGGATGAGTATTTCCGTCCTATTACGTTAGGGGACATTGAGACGCTCGTGCCCCTGTCGAGGATTGATTTCTTGCTTGGGGACGGCCCCGTTGATCAATGCTTCCTGAATCCTTCCCCTGACATTGGCGCCAGAGGCCAGGAATTTGATCGAGAGTGCAGTGCGAACACTTCGTTCCAAGCTGTTGGGAGTGGTGCTGGCGCGGAGGAAGAGGAGAATAAGCGCGTTCTAGCTGCGGAAGAGTTGGGCCCAACTGTTTCCGTTGAAGCCGACACGGAAGAGAAGCCGATGACACTGATTTCGAATTCTGATGCGAATGGAACGGGCTTGGAACAGGCGAACGATGACCATCCCTTGGAAATTGATACACCAGTTCCAGTTAGAGTATTGGAGAATGGCAATGTCGACTCGCACTGTAAAAGTGGGAGCGAGGGTGGTTTGCCCACCGAAGTCGGAGAGGAGCCTTTgttggaaaagggaaaaggaagggGAGGAAGGGTAAGCAAGAGGAAGCTCAGGGGCGATCAGGCAAGTGTGCCTCGAGGGCAGCGGGTTCTGACTCGCTCTATGTTCCCCCAAGCGGGTTTCGTTAATCCTGGTCGCATTGAAGACTCTGTGGTTGGTGGTTTCAGCTCTGGTGCTGGCTGCCGAGTGCGGTTGTTCCAGTCGAGTGATGTTGCGCAGCTAGTGAGCTCTACGAGTAAGGTCATCCCACCGAAGCGGAGTATTAAGAAGAGGGGTCTTTCAGAAAATGACCCCGGAGTGGAGAAGTTGGTGGTTTCTCATCCGAAGAGTGGGGATGATGTCCGTACCCGTTGCCACGTCTGCTGTATCAGCACCGGCGAGGAAACTAATCGGATTCTATCGTGTGCTTCATGCCACCTTGCAGTTCATCAGAAATGCTATGGAGTGAGTGAAGTTCCGGCCGGGCGGTGGTTGTGTTCTTGGTGTTCACATAACACCAGTTTACGCGCGAAGCATGGCGAGAGGCTAAAATCCAATCTGGCTGGCAGGCTATCGGTCGAAGATGGTGCAGCGAAGCCTTGCGTTCTTTGTCCGAATAGCGGAGGCGCCTTAAAACCCATTACCTTGGCCGACGATGAGCATGACAACTCGGTACCAAGGTTCTCTCACTTGTTCTGCTGTTTGTGGATGCCCGAGGTACATGCTGAGGACCCAGAGACCCTGGAGCCGATTGTGAATACTGAGAGGATAAAGGAGAACTACAAGAAACTGCCTTGTGCTGTGTGCAAGGTTAAATATGGAGCTTGCATTCTCTGCAGTAATG CTTCATGCAGAACATCTTTTCATCCTTTATGTGCTCGTGAAGCAAAACAAGGGCTTGAGATACGGCGGAAGGTTGGCTCCAGTGAT GTTGAGTTGCTCGCATTTTGCTCAAGGCATTCTCCTGTCCGGGATTTCAAAGTGCCGAAATCCGGATACCATGTGCCTGGCACTGTGGAAGACCGGCCATTGGCTAAGCTTTCATCTGGCTTGTCTGCAAATGGACTGCGAAAATCCAAGAACaagatgaagataaaaaaagCGAAACTAAAAGGATCTCAGTTGGACAGTATAGTTGATGAAAAGCGTTCCGAAAAGGTAGCCAAAGATCAAACCTTGGATAAGAGACTTGTGCAAGTTATAAATACAGAAAATACAAATATGACACCTGATTCTTCATCAGAGAACATGACTAAGGAAACATCTACAAGTACTGAGAGAAATGGTCATGTTGGTTCCGCTGCTTGTGGTTTGAAATCAAAAGAG GCAGCAGATTCTGATAATGTAGGTGAACTCCCTATTTGTTCCTTACGTCAAACAAGAAGAAGCAAAAGTGGAAAATGTTCTCCAAAACTTAGTGGGGAAGACATCCAACTTTTGGAAATAGAAGCATTGGGTGACCAGAAAACTGAAGAGGGAGGAGTAAGCTTTGAACGCATAGAAGGTTTTGATAAGTCGTGTTGTGAGGATGAAGAGTGTGGTGACTCTAAGGTGCTGCTGGCGACAGATGAG AGGGGCCACATGGCATTATTGCATGGGAATCCAGATTCTGTTTCTCTCTTAAGTGAACAAGTTGTTGGATGTGAAG ATAACAGTTCCTCTCTTTGCAATTCTCGGCAAGAACCATGCTGGTTGACACTGAGGGCTAACTGTCACGCTTTCTATGGGGATTGTGGTTTCCTGGATGATACCAA TATCAAGTCGTCTCGTTCCTCATCTGTACATCCTTTTGTCCATAAGAAGTTGATTCAAATGCAGAAAGCATTAATTACCAGGCAGGAAAATTCCCGATTACTTTGTAATG TTGGCAGTGGACAAATAAAATCGGAGCCAAGTGGAAGTTCTTGTGTCAAAGAGCAACATGAGCAATTTGAGGATACTGTAACTGATAGTTCAACAGATCCAACAAGATGCAGACAGTTGGATAGGGCAAGGAAGATGGGTATTTTGGACCTGTCACCTGTAGATGAGATTGAGGGAGAGATTTTATTCTTACAGAACAAGCTTTTGGAAAGTGCAGTTGCCAACAAGCGTCGTTGTG ATGATTTGGTTTATAAGATCATTACTGGTCTCCCTAGAGAGCTGGATCTATTAAGGAAGCAGAGGTGGGATGCGTTGGTTGTCAATCAGTTTCTTTGTCAGGTTAGGGAGGCAAAGAAACagggaaggaaggagaaaagaTTTAGAGAAGCTCAGGCTGCAGCCGCTGCTGCAACTGCTGCAGCAGCTGCTTCTTCAAGGTCGTCTTCCTTAAGAAAGGATGCACATGAAGAGGTTCTTGCCGAAAATACTCATCATGAG GGTCCTTTAAGGGTTACTTTTACAAGTGGAAGGGCTGGGTCTTACTCTCAGTTGGTTCCTCGCGCAAAGGAAACTCTGTCAAGATTGGCTGTCACAAAGTTTTCATCAGACAAGCACTCAGAATTTCGCAAAGACCATCCATTCTGTAGTGTTTGTGGAAGACGCGATAGGGTGTCAAACCGTGTCTCAGTTTGTGCCAGTTGCAAG GTTGCTGTTCACATGGATTGCTATCACATACTTAAGAATCATGTTGCACCATGGTGTTGTGAACTTTGCGAAGACTTTTATAGGCAGTATAGAGGATCTGTGCATATGAATATCCGCGAGAGGCCTGACACTGAATGCAGCTTATGTGGGCGACTAGGTGGTGCATTTCGCAAAACTACTGATGCACAATGGGTTCATGTTACATGTGCTGAG TGGTTGCTGGAATCAACATATGTGAGGGGACAACCATACCCAGTCGAAGGAATG GAATCTCTTTCTAAAGAAAGAGATTTGCATACTTGCTGCTTTTGCCGAAGTAAACAGGGTGTATGCATAAAG TGTAGTTTTGATGACTGCAATAGTACCTTTCATCCTTCTTGTGCCAAGGAGGCCAACTTGTATACAAGTGTAAAGGTTATTGAGGGAAGGATTAAGCATAAAGCTTATTGCAGGGCCCATGGGCCAGATCAGATGGAAAAG GTTGAGTCCAAATCTCATGGATCAGAAGAGCTATCCATAATCAAAAGGATGCGG GTTGATTTTGAGCAGCTGAGGATCCTTTGTGAGCGGATCATCAGAAGAGAAAAGTTGAAG TATATGGGCGGGAGTTCCTGA